A window of Podarcis muralis chromosome 10, rPodMur119.hap1.1, whole genome shotgun sequence genomic DNA:
ctctgggcggcttccaactgaatattaaaaacagtacagcatcaaacattaaaaacttccctaaagagggctgccttcagatgacttctaaaagtaaaatagttgtttattgctttgacatctgctgggagggcgttccaaagggcaggagccactaccgagaaggccctctgcctggttccctgtaaccttacttctcgcaatgagggaaccgccagaaggccctcggcgctggatctcagtgtccgggctgaacgatgggggtggagacgctccttcagatatatggTCAGGGAAGTTGAGAGTTCtggcccaacaacatctagagggccacaggttccctatccatgGTGCAAGAtcatattgagctagatggataaATAATCTGACTTGAAATAAAGCAGCTTCTCACATCTCATTTCCCTTCACACTCCCAGCTGCTTTTGCCCTGCTTCGGTGTGCTCTTAATGAATCCCCCCAGTTCCTCATCCATGCCAAAGTGGGAGAGGCACTCACCTGACAAGACAGAGGAGACAGCAGCAAAGGCATTGAGCTTCAGCCCACAAACTGGGTTCCCTGTGTACAACATCTCCACCAGCAGGAGGATGAAACTAATGAGCAGCAAGCTTATGTAAATCATCTCTGATCCAAGCGACAACCAGAGGATACCTATTGTGTGCAACCAGAAAAGACAAATCAGTCAGGGATACAGGCTGGCAGAGCTGAAGCCAGAAAGGTAAACATGGTGGATAGACTGCATTTATAAGTTGGTAGGTTGCAAGATGTGCAGGTAGGATGGTCACCTAGTGCATCACCAAAAGAGATAATATGCATTGCCCCATAAATAAGACACAGATTTGTATTCAATTTGTGTTTGCTACTCTATTTGTATAGATGCGCATTGAGAAACAGTGACCACAATTTGAAGAGAAATAACATACATCTCACCGTGGAAGGAAGACTGTGACCAAGTGATTTGTGCACCCGCTCAGTCTCCTGCCCTTGTGTTAACTAGTGGTGGACTACTCTTCTTATAattctttacctttaaaccaggtAGCCCTTCAAATAACAGGGTTTCTTCAAATAAAGGACCATcctttggggtgcctcagggttctgtcctctcccccatgctttttagcatctacatgcagccgctgggggagatcatcagggggtttgggctgggtgttcatcagtatgtggatgatacccagctctacctctctttcaaatcagaaccagtgaaggtggtgaaggtcctgtgtgtctggaggcggttggaggatggatggcgtcaaacagattgaggttgaaccctgacaagacagaagtactgtttttgggggacaggaggcacgcaggtgtggaggactccctggtcctgaatggggtaactgttcccctgaaggaccaggtgcgcagcctgggagtcattttggactcacagctgtccatggaggtgcaggtcaattctgtgtccagggcagctgtttatcagctccatctggtacgcaggctgagaccctacctgactgtctcgccagagtggtgcatgctctaattatctcctgcttggactactgcaatgcactctatgtggggctaactttgaaggtgacccggaaactttgaaggtgacccggaaactaatccagaatgtggcagctagactggtgaccggaagcggccaccgagaccacataacaccggtcttgaaagacctacattggctcccagtaggtgtccgatcacaattcaaagtgttggtgctgacctttaaagccctaaatagccttggtccaatatacctgaaggagtgtttccacccccatcgttctgcctggacactgaggtccagtgccgagggccttctggcggttcccttgctgcgagaagccaagttacagggaaccaggcagagggccttctcggtagtggcacccgccctgtgaaacaccctcccttcagatgtgaaggaaataagcagctatcttatctttaaaagacatctgaaggcagccctgtttagttacgtttttaatatgtaatgctgtattgtttttaacactcgattgggagctgtccagagtggctggggaaagcaactaccagacttttagaagacatctgagggcagccctgtttagggaagcttttaatgtttaatagagtattgtattttaatcttctgttggaagccgcccagagtgggcagggtataaataacaaattattattattattattattattattattattaattattattattatcctctacTCCCAGGGACCCAGTAGTAAACCCAGGGATCCTGTGCATAGGCCTGCTCTGTTTATTTAGCAGCCAGACCTTCACAACACTCTAATGAAAGAACAATGGCTCAAAAATAACAGCCCTGGAATGGAACTCCACACAAGCCATTAGATGGCACCCAGACCAACACCACAGGTAATTGGAAAGAGCAGGATCTGGAAACCTAGTCAGGAGGAGCAAAAGCCAAATTATAAGAGGAAATTAGGACTACAGAGGCTTGAAGAGAAGGGAGCACACCAGACCTCAGGACCTTAAACATGGAGGAGTTAGAGTAGTGCACCATTTCTATCAGCTAATTGCCATACCTTTTAAGCTACATGAAGCTTGTTTGAGCCTTTGGATAGGCATGGAAGGGAAGGCCTGTATTAGCAATATGGTGATATGAATCCTAATAGTATTGAAAATAAGTTCAAATAAATATCACAGAGGCCTGCTGATCAGAGAATGAGCAACATCCACCTGCTTAATAAAGAACTCTGGGATTTTTGACAGGTTTCAACTTATAGTGGGTTGCATCCAGGAAAAAAAAACTGTCTGAATTTAGTTCTCATTAAATTCAATAGAATGTTAGTCATGATTAACTGTGTTgtggatttcagtgggatttaaatTCAATTAACTTTTGACCCATgcctaataattattattattattattattattattattttagactgCTCAATGCTAGACGCTGAGCATCTACTCAGGCTTTCTCAGATGTTCAAACATGTTGCTTAACCATGTTTTCATTGCTATTTTAGTTACCAAACCCAAATAAATCCATGTTATTTCTATGAGCACTTTTGTTAAAACTGGAGAAATAAGAAACTGGGAAAAGAAGCCAGAAGTCTCAGCATCAAAAGTCATAAAACAGAAACATGTCATGAGACAGAAGTGCTTTGccaaaaagtaaggtaaaggtacccctgcccgtacgggccagtcttgccagactatagggttgtgtgctcatctcactcaagaggctgggagccagcgctgtccgcagacacttccgggtcacgtggccagcgtgacaagctgcatctggcgagccagcgcagcacatggaacaccgtttaccttcccgctggtaagcggtccctatttatctacttgcacccgggggtgctttcgaactgctaggttggcaggcgctgggaccaaacgacgggagcgcaccccaccgcggggattcaaaccgccgaccatgcgatcagcaagtcctaggcgctgaggttttacccatagctccacccgcgtcccaacattgCCAAAAAGTAACAAATGGCAAATATCCAGATACAGCTGTTCTTGATCATGCCCATTCTAAAGGTTGCGCTGGTCCACACCAGTCTGGGGCTTATTCCTACCTCTCTCTGCTGGAGGTGAAAGCTCAATGAAACTGCGACATTTCTCATCTGAAAGAAAACAGAATGGTAAAATTATCCCAGGAGCTGCAGGAAGGAGAAGTCAGCTCTTAAATCTAGATTATAGTGTTGACATTGTTCAATGTTTTTGATTGCTTCTGGGCTATGTTCTTCTATGTTCTAAGAGTAAACGGATGGCTGCCATTGGCTGTCTCTCCATTCTCAGCCCTCTGCTGTGAGGTAGGCAGGAGGGGGGAATAATATCCATTTGAAATGCAAGAACCATCTCCAGTTTAGAATACTGATCAGAATGTACGCCAGGATTGGATGTGGCTGTGGCTaatggttttgtttatttttgcttgagggccacattcaaccTTAGTCAATCCTTGGAGGATTCATGACTGATTGTCCATCCCCCACATActaacaaatgtgtgtgtgtgcgtgtgcgtgctcacacacacacacacacacacacacacagagagagagagagagagagagagagagagagagagctctattTCCCTAGCTGATTCTTTGCAGTCAAATTGACTTTTCATTCAAaaaatccctctctctctctctctctctctctctctctctctctctccactcaaaTGTCCACCCATCCCTATGTGTTCACattaatttttgttctttttgctgctgGCTGAATTTGTTCAAGTCTTGGGCCTGTTTTGGGGGCCAGAGCAGCCTCGAGAACTAGGGCTTAGATCCATGGTAGTTCACTGGACGTCATCTGAGATATGTGCAGTACAGTCCAATCTTATGGATGTTTGTTTAGGAATAAGTCTAAGATCTATAGACTCATTTCATTAAGCGTGCACAGGATTCCAGTCTTCTTCTCAAGTGAATCTTCTGAAGATAAGGCATTACTGTAAGAACAGAATTCAGGatcagataggcctttggcccgATTCTGTGGAACAGttcttacagaccctccaagtgtccctattttccagggacagtcctggatttacagaagccgtcctgggttctgatttgatcctggaatttccCAATTTTCCTTACGTCatccctaatttcattggagaaatgttggagggtatggagttatggagataagtaactatacagaaAGCAggtgaagttttttaaatgtttaagtttgattatgtttttatatacgttggaagccacccagagtggctggggtaacccagtcagatgggcagggtataaattcattcattcattcattcatttattggatgtccctgttttcattggagaaatgttggagggtatgttcttATGTTCACAACATGCATCACCTGTTCAATACACAGAATACCAAAAGCAAATCTGGGCATCGGTCAGTTAGTTCTTTTAAATGTGAGTAAATTTAAGAATTCTCATTTCTACTAAAGCAAATTCCAGGAAGTAAAAAATTAAGGGATTAAGATGGATTTAAAATGGCCAAGTGGTAGCCTTGCATATGTAAGTGTCAACAATTGCCAAGTCTATCTGTGGTTTTATATCAGGCTATAAACAAGTGTCCAACCTGTGCGTCCTTTGCTGCAAAGTACTTCTTAACTATATTGGTTCTCGGGCTTCTGGTTCTGAAGATTATATTCCCCAGATACAGGTTTGCCTTTTGAAAGTTATTTTGTCCTCTCCAGCTGAACACTATCTTGTAggttttcttccccaccccccgctgCCTGCAAAACTAATCTCTCCAGGTCCCTTTGTATCATTTTACCCAGCTTTTTGGTGTTCAGAATGCCTCCCCATTCTGTGACAGCTGCGCATTTCATTGAGACTCTATGTACTGCTTCATGGGCAATTGAATAAAATTGACCCTGCTTACTCATACCTTGTTCCTGAATGCATTTTGGGAGTGTACAATGTTTATTTCAGTAGAGCTTGCTTCCTGAAGAGAATGATAATTTGACATCAGGATTTTATGGGGCTGGTTCTCCTCCCAGGATGTCACAAAAATCTCACAATGAGGGAGGAAAGCAAAGTGCTCTAGAGGTAGCTGTTTGGGTCCCATGTTAGCTGGATGACAAAAATGGGAATTGAACTAAAACCATATTAAATTGGCCCtcttcttactacagtggtacctcgggttacatacacttcaggttacatacacttcaggttacagactccgctaacccagaaatattacctcgggttaagaactttgcttcaggatgagaacagaaatcatgctctggcggtgcagcagcagcgggaggccccattagctaaagtggtgcttcaggttaagaacagtttcaggttaagaacggacctccagaacgaattaagtaattaacctgaggtaccactgtgtaagaaAAGGATTGATGAACTGAGCAGGAACCATTCAGATCCCACAGTCAGCACAATGCAACAGATTCCCCCATCTTCATTGTTAATTTTGAGAAGAATTTTTTTCTCTGGTATAACGCTATAGATCCTAAATCAAGTTTGGTGCAAGTTCCCATGCAGACATACCTTTATTGCTgcagtggctaacctgtggtcctctagatgttgttgaactgcatttcccaacatctctgaccattggccatgctggctggggctgatgggagttgaagtccaacaacatctggaaggtcagagGTCAGCCCATCCCTGCTGCACTGAAAAGCTGGCAGCCATACTCATTTCCTTGCACCGTTCGGAGACtgaggtggtgtgcaacaatattatGAAAGGAAGAAGTCCTCATTCCCAGCTTCACCCTTTGACTGACTGCCTCAGTGGGAAAGCCAAGGCAGAAATTCCTTCTCTATTGGCTTGGCTGGGACAAATTGCCATTTGGCTCCTCTGTTTCCAGAACAATTTCTCCCAGAGCCATCCCACCTGGTCGTTATGTAACTTCATTATGCAACAGTATGAAAGAGTCAGTACCTTTTGTGTTATGTCTCTTGTGTTATGATAAAATGTCAATCTCCTTAAGTGCTTCGGTAGAAAGGCAGTACATGGAAGTGAATGAATGAAGAGGCAGACTAGAGAGATTACCTGAGCCTTCAATGTTCTCCTCGCAGGAAAGCCACATGCCTGTGTGGAAGTACCGGAAGGCAAAGCGATCGTCCCCGGTCTCCCAGCTATAGTGCACCACATCTTGGGAGGGTGCAGAGGAATTGCTGGCCCCTCCGTCAGGAGGCATGGGGACACCGATGCACTTGGTGTTCTTAGTTTTCCCGCACAAAGGCTTGGGGACTTTCTGTGTCCCCACACACCAGTAACTGCCCAGCAGGGCTGTGGTAgaaaggctgagagccagcaggtTCAGGACCACTGCCAGAACAGCCCGACGCCAAGGGAGGATCTTCAAAAGCTTCATCTGCAAGAGGCAAGCGAGATAGTTCCCTCAATTCCAGGGATTTATGAATCGTAAGGAAATAAAGCAATATCAGGGGGAAACATTTCAGCTCTGATGCTTCAGGCATTGCAAACTGCATTCAGCAatataaagtgttggtgctgacctttaaagccttaaacgacctcggtcctgtatacctgaaggagcgtctccacccccattgttctgcccagacactgaggtccagtgccaagggccttctggtggttccctcattgcgagaagtgaggttacagggaaccagacagagggccttctcggtagtggcacctgccctgtggaacaccctcccttcagatgtgaaggaaataagcagctatcttatctttaaaagacatctgaaggcagccctgtttaggtacgcttttaatatttaatgctgtattgtttttaacactcgattgggagctgtccagagtggctggggaaactcagccagatgggcagagtataaataaaaaattattattataaattattattaatggacAGTACAATATAATGGAGAGGATTCCTGGAAGAAGACCTGTCACATGCACCAGCAATGGGGAATCTATAGTCTACCATAAATTGTTGGGCTACACCTCATGTTGTCCCTGAGCATCGGCCATGTTGGCCATGGctaatgggagtccaacaacatctacagGACTACATGCTCCCATTGCTGACATACCTGGGTGGAAAGACGAGGGCCCAGAAATACGCTGCCTTTAAGTGCAACCGACAAACCAACAAATGTAAACAAGAAACAAGCCTCTCTCTTTTTAGCTACATATTGTCATGGACCAACCTGGGCCCCATGATTTGGCATACACAGAAGGCATGGAAGAGGGTGCCAGCAAAGGCAGGGGACGTGGGGACActtcaggggagggggaggagactgGCACTGAGGGCAAGCATCACCCGGGAGAGGCTTGATCAGGGGGGAAGTGACTGCAAGGGTGAAGAGTGCCCTATGCCGAGTTGTCAGGATGAGGCGAATAGGGGAGACCTGGAAGAgggtggaggaggcagcagcagcagggactggGGAATGAGCAGGGGACCAGTGGAAGTGTTACCAGAGGGGCCTGATCCAAGCAAGAAGGGAGTCCAaacacccccctccctccactgCCGCTGTCATCTTGAGCTCATAGGCGGGCAAGgagggaaaaacaatgctgtttgCCTAGATGAGGAAGCGAGTGGCTGTGTTCATGCAGTCAGCAGCCTGGAGAGAAGGTGGAGAGATTCCTGAGGAAACCTGGCCAGGCTAAGACGGGGCTGGCTGAAGAGAGCATGTGATCGCTGCCCCTGTAGCCGATTCAGATTGGAACCTGCCCTAATAGTAGTGCCCTTTTTAAGGAAAGGAGAGGCAAGCCTCAAGGGTCAACACAACAATCTACAGGGTAGGCATGAAGAGGAGGAGTATTGTGAAGACTAAGGGGGTGATGTAGGGCGTTGGAGAGCAGAGGATGGAGTGATTCACTGGGTGAAGGTGAAGCAGACTATCTTTGACTTGGCACTGGACCACCCCATCTCAAGCCTGCACCAACAGCGACACATATACAGTTCACACCTTCTTGCCCTATCTAAATGGATAATAAATTTCCTTGTTCTGTATTGATAACAGGGATGGTCTCTTCATGCAATTAACATTCCATTCTTTCAATTGCACCATCAGGTTTTGAACAGACAGGCAAAGCCCATGCACTTGGAGCAGGCTCCCCACCGCATTACCTTTGCTGAGCGCAATTTGCAACGTCTGAACCAAGCAAGACCATTTCAGATTACACCACAACAGGCACAGCCTCATTCTACAGGTTTTCAGTATTCCTCAACTTTTCAGCCCTTCACCCTAAAGTCTGGTTGCCACCTTTATGCATCagtttatgattattattatttttaaaaaagaaaccttcaTGAAAAATTGTCAGCATATTAGTGTGCATatctaataaatacattttgtcaGCACTTTTCTCTAATTCAATGCAGTTTTACATGTTGTTTTCATCAAGGGATGCATTTGTATCCAACCTTTCCCCTaatacatacgtgtgtgtgtgtgtgtgtgtgtgtgtgtgtgtgtgtgttgctggaaaactgcattgcaacattcacggaagtgtggatttcaaaaggAAGCCGCATTTTGGTTTCTTGATTGTTTCAGGAATTGCAAAGTAGGTGGGATCACATAGTGAACTGAaccagatttctcccccatcctgacTTCTGTGAACTCCATTGAGTTAACTTATTTTAGAATCCAAGGCATCTGAAAAACCTCTGAGCATTATTTACCCTTCCTGCTCCCTGATCTTTTCTGAGGCAGCCACGTGGTTTTGCATTCCCACCCAATATTggtcatgcatttttgtacaggaattctgcacacacacacacacacacgagagagagagagagagagagagagagagagagagagagagagagagagactttagagCCAGCAGAGTCCAACTGGGAACCAGAAGCCAATCAAAATCTATGTGGAGGTAGGAAGGAAACCCCTCTGATTTGAGGGTTGCTACTAACACATTACACTGAACAAGAGAACAAAAGAGACCACGGTTTGCATTAAAATCTGCCTGTGCTAATTTATAAGTATATATGcagaatttagaaataattgctttaATTTTGATAGTAAACACATCTCACCATTGTGGGGAAGACTGTCACTGGGTGGGATCTGTATGCCTAGTCAGTCTTCATTCATGTGTTGGAATGCTAGATGCTGATGGGCCACTTCAAGGCTTTTGCTCCTCTCTCTCCTGCCGGTTTCTTATCTTTTAAACCAGATTTAGACTGGACAGACCTTCAAATACAGGGTGCCTTCAAATAAAGGCTTGGCCCCTGAGAACCCTTCAAATAGAGAGTGCCCTggataaagtaggacacatggccactctAGATTACTTCCGCCACTTGCAGAATGCTTCCCCTCCACTGCAACAGCTTTATTGCAGTGTGCCGAAATACCAAAGCATCATCAACATTATATTTCTTACCCATCCTTCACTCTAAGTTTCTAGAGTGGGTTGCAATAATTATAGCACCTTGCAACATATGACAGAGACAATTACCTTTCTGAAGGCTTTTCCAGTTGCTGCAGTTTAATGTGCAAGCTGCACTGAATGTCAGGTTCTGGGATTGCCTTGAATTCCGCACATCTTCCAGCTAGGTTTGCAGATGTCAAACTCATCCTGACCCCCttacacctcttcctcctccctttacccacccaccctccaaaaaaatcTCAGACGCCCCCTCCCTTCAGACTCCTCAGTGATTATTAAATGCTGTCCATCCAGTCAGCAGCTGTTTTGAGGGAAATGGGCACTTTATAATCCACAATGCAATCACAGCACAGCTGTTCCGGGAGATTACAGAGAGAAAGATTGGTATTGCAGGCTGGGATTAAGCATAAGAGGTGACCTCCATTCACTGCAGGAGGAAATCTTTCAGGGAAAACAGAGCTGGAGTCATTCATGACCAGTGGCGATTAAACTGGTAACAGTTCAGAATGAGTTGGTGGGCCTCAGCTCAGGTGTAAAAGGCCCATGGCACAAAATCTGGGGCAGCCACTGATGCTTCTCCATGACTtcagccttaccaagagaggcaaGGGGTGTGAGTGGTCAGTAAAGACGAAATGATTTTTCATATTGTTATTGTTTCATTCGTGATGCAAATTCATCTACGTCTCTTCAGTCATATGCCTGAATATGCAAATGCTGAAAATGCTGAAAATCTGTTGTATGGGGAAAGTCTGCAGGGGGCTTCTGCAAGTAGAGCTCTCCCTGTGATCAGGGTGAAATAGGGTCCACGATCACACAGAGGTGTCTACTTACATTTCAGCAAAAGTGAGTTGAAACCCCATGCAGACCTTCTCTAGGACTAAGGGAGATGCACAGTGTGCAAGGACATTGGAGGTGAGGTTTGCACACCTGTCCCCATCCACACTTCTACAATTCATGTGTTCAGGTGCTCTGATCAGACGCCACTAAGGTGTTCAGGTGCAAGATAAGACAGGACTCCTGCCCAGAGCTGTGCTGAAGAGCTTGCACAAGCCACCCCTGCCGAAATCCCCTTTTCTTctacacaatttttaaaagtgcAGGAGGCCTCTCTTCTTTTGCAGCTGGCCACCTTAGATCCGTGTCATGtgaatgtggggtgggggtggggagagagagagagagagagaataaacacATTCCAAGGACTGGGAATTTGGCACTGTCGCTACTTGAAACTTTCTGATAGCATTTCATTTTAATTCAAAATTTCTAACATGAGGCTTGGAGCGAGAGCACGGGGACCAGAGAGCACACAGCTGCACAAATTGCCAGGTGTGCAATTTAGTTTTTGTTGGATTACACAGGATTAGGAAGTCCTTGAGGTAGGCATCATCCCTTACATAACTATCTAACTGGAGTAGGAAGTGCTTTTAAAATTGGTGTACTCAGTGGAGGACTGATTAATTTAGTGTCCCCCTGGGGAATCAGAGCAGCTTATTGGTTTCTGGCACTGCAGCCGCACCACTAGAGTAAGGCTGAGGGATTCACAGAGTCTGAAATTTTACCCTAACCCTGAACTAGTTCTCTTGAGGCTACTTTAGATAATATAGACACGGGGGTTgagtattttatttgttttgacgGTTTTCCTGTCTCTTACCCACGTATGCACAGATCCTCCTTGTCCACACTTATCTAACACTTGCCAGCACCCTCAGCAGAATGACCTGAATGTGTATTCTGTTGCATAAACAAACTCTCAAATGCACGAAGCCTCTACATTTCCAGTGGACCCTGGACCTAGTGGTATGGGAGAACACAGGAAAATGCCTGTTGGAGCAGACCAAAAGCCCATCCAGGATAGTGTTcagtcctcacagtggccaaccagatggggaACTGCACTACATTTTTCTGCACTTTGATTTGAGCTCTGCCCAGACTTATAAAACTCATATCTAGGAAAAGGAACACAAAGCAAACAGTGGCAGTTATTTAtcccaacagcaggtggcactCCTTCCTTATAATTCTTTCTGAGGGGTGGAATCCCATTTGCTCCAGTTTTTGAAAATCTCCTACCACTGGAAGGGTAAAAGACTCTTTCCTCCTTTTAAttcttgatttttaaaaggaacaaacaaaaacattaggattccccccccccctctgaatgCATTttacctccttctcctccctctgtgACTATGGAATATTTGTGATATCACCCTAGAATTTTTATATAATCAAACCAATTATCTTGAAAATACCTGCTGCATCATCTCCCTGCTTTTGCTGTGTCCATGCACCAAGAATTGGGCTTTCACAATATACTTGTTTTGAGAGACAAAGCCCAAATCCCTTATTCTTTATTGTGCCCGTATCTTGCTGCTCCCAATTCTCTTCCTAGTTTcatcttctgccactttccactATCTAAAGTGATCCCTTGACATGTTAGCATGATGATTTCAAATATGAAAACAATGCACTATTTATCCTTTTATAAGCCTATCTACAAGGGATATatcttatttggggggtgggagggaggacagGCAGGCAACTGCTGTACTAACATTTGGTATCCaagcataattttatttttttaaggtcaTGGTTAAGTTAGGCTCAGCATCCCTTATGCAGGATGATCCAAACACTTGATTCCTACAAATGCTGGTAGGATCTTCCTGTACTCACTATCAAATGAGGTGGATAAATATTTGCCCTGGGGGTAGTCAACTATATGAGGGAAAGTAATGCTGAAATAAATTTCAGCATTTCAGCACTGTCTCTTTGCACTGTTCACATTACCGTGATGGTACACGGCATGCCTATTCAGGTCAAGTCTCAATGGGTGATACTTAATGACACCGAGTCAATGTTAGTCATAAGAACACAAGGAGAGccatgcaggatcaggccaagagcccatctgttccaggatcccattctcacaatggccaaacagatgccccatGGCAAGCCCACAACCAAGTGGTCTCCCCTGGCAGAGATGAGATGTGCTGAATCGGCAGCCCTGCCCTCCCAG
This region includes:
- the GSG1 gene encoding germ cell-specific gene 1 protein, giving the protein MKLLKILPWRRAVLAVVLNLLALSLSTTALLGSYWCVGTQKVPKPLCGKTKNTKCIGVPMPPDGGASNSSAPSQDVVHYSWETGDDRFAFRYFHTGMWLSCEENIEGSDEKCRSFIELSPPAERGILWLSLGSEMIYISLLLISFILLLVEMLYTGNPVCGLKLNAFAAVSSVLSGLLGMVAHMMYSQVFQATVNLGPEDWRPHSWDYGWAFYMAWASFTCCMASAVTTLNTYTKTVLEFKRNHQKACDGSLMVDQSQHHQCFFPPQYQQREPLGGFYPHREKLLHSVSEGVDFYSELQQKVLQREPDLEMNEVLGKSGGEDPC